One genomic segment of Gymnogyps californianus isolate 813 chromosome 8, ASM1813914v2, whole genome shotgun sequence includes these proteins:
- the DEPDC1 gene encoding DEP domain-containing protein 1A isoform X4: MASRPAAPGPYRATKLWNEITKYFRAGMPLRKHRQHFKKHGSCFTASEAVDWLHEVLRNNSNFGPEVTRQQTVQLLRKFLKNHVIEDIKGRWGSENLEDNGALYRFPSTSPVKPLPSSCPPKENLENFSRDKERLFKLPHLSRRTFKKHDLLQSLENLEKTNADIIEENKEDTLHRKEISQEYVQETWRTIILIHLQTILGLPSLEEVLQPTQIVPEYVIYNMTNTSKHGVVILQNKSEDLPHWVLSAMKCLAYYLLQPHLERIAVEALQICCLLLPPRNRRRIQLLMRMISRISENVDMPRLHDAMGTRSLMIQTFSRCVLCCAEEDDLDELLSTRLVSFLMDHQQEIFKVPTYLQVAVRDHIEYVKMAQCKYPKEEICAILPTYSYCKQITPQEFEEQKVSTSQAAVAELLENIIKDKNLSVKDKKKKLKQFQKEYPLIYQNRFPTTENEAMLFENKPTIKQPMLSLRKPRFPSLRY; encoded by the exons ATGGCGAGCCggccggccgccccggggccctACCGCGCCACCAAGCTG TGGaatgaaattacaaaatatttccGAGCAGGCATGCCATTAAGGAAGCACAGgcaacatttcaaaaaacatGGAAGCTGTTTTACTGCGTCAGAAGCTGTAGACTGGCTCCATGAAGTATTAAGGAATAACAGTAACTTTGGTCCTGAAGTTACTAGGCAGCAGACCGTTCAGTTATTAAGAAAGTTTCTCAAGAATCACGTAATTGAAGATATAAAAGGGAGATGGGGATCTGAAAATTTAGAAGACAATGGTGCGCTATACAG GTTTCCTTCAACATCTCCAGTTAAACCTCTACCAAGCTCATGTCCACCAAAAGAGAACTTGGAGAACTTCTCTAGAGacaaagaaagactttttaaacTGCCGCATTTATCCAggagaacttttaaaaaacatgactTACTACAGTCTCTG gaaaatttagaaaaaacaaacgCAGATATAATagaggaaaacaaggaagaCACACTGCATAGGAAGGAAATAAGCCAGGAATATGTGCAAGAAACTTGGAGAACTATCATTCTAATACA TTTGCAAACCATTTTAGGCCTCCCATCTTTGGAAGAAGTTTTGCAGCCAACACAGATAGTTCCTGAATATGTCATATACAATATGACTAACACGAGCAAACATGGTGTTGTTATTTTGCAGAACAAATCag aagacCTTCCTCACTGGGTGTTGTCAGCTATGAAATGCCTCGCATACT ATCTCCTTCAGCCTCATTTAGAAAGAATTGCTGTCGAAGCACTACAGATATGTTGTTTGTTGCTTCCACCACGGAATCGTAGAAGGATTCAGCTCCTAATGCGTATGATCTCTCGGATCAGTGAAAACGTTGATATGCCACGACTGCATGATGCAATGGGCACGCGTTCTTTG ATGATACAGACTTTTTCCCGATGCGTGCTATGCTGTGCAGAAGAAGATGATCTTGATGAGCTGCTTTCTACACGATTAGTTTCATTTCTAATGGACCATcaacaagaaatatttaaagtacCAACTTATCTGCAGGTTGCAGTGCGAGATCACATAGAATACGTGAAGATGGCTCAG TGCAAGTAtccaaaggaagaaatttgtgCCATATTGCCAACGTATTCATACTGCAAACAAATAACTCCTCAGGAGTTTGAAGAACAAAAGGTTTCTACCTCTCAAGCTGCAGTGGCAGAGCTCTTAGAGAACATTATCAAAGATAAAAACTTGtctgtgaaagacaaaaagaaaaagttaaaacag TTTCAGAAGGAATACCCTCTAATCTACCAGAACAGATTTCCAactacagaaaatgaagcaatgcTATTTGAGAACAAACCTACCATCAAACAACCGATGCTTAGCCTAAGAAAACCAAGATTTCCTAGCCTAAGATACTAA
- the DEPDC1 gene encoding DEP domain-containing protein 1A isoform X3, whose protein sequence is MASRPAAPGPYRATKLWNEITKYFRAGMPLRKHRQHFKKHGSCFTASEAVDWLHEVLRNNSNFGPEVTRQQTVQLLRKFLKNHVIEDIKGRWGSENLEDNGALYRFPSTSPVKPLPSSCPPKENLENFSRDKERLFKLPHLSRRTFKKHDLLQSLENLEKTNADIIEENKEDTLHRKEISQEYVQETWRTIILIHLQTILGLPSLEEVLQPTQIVPEYVIYNMTNTSKHGVVILQNKSEDLPHWVLSAMKCLAYWPRNNDMSQPTYSGFERDVFRTVADYFLNLPEPLLTYEYYELFVNILDLLQPHLERIAVEALQICCLLLPPRNRRRIQLLMRMISRISENVDMPRLHDAMGTRSLMIQTFSRCVLCCAEEDDLDELLSTRLVSFLMDHQQEIFKVPTYLQVAVRDHIEYVKMAQCKYPKEEICAILPTYSYCKQITPQEFEEQKVSTSQAAVAELLENIIKDKNLSVKDKKKKLKQFQKEYPLIYQNRFPTTENEAMLFENKPTIKQPMLSLRKPRFPSLRY, encoded by the exons ATGGCGAGCCggccggccgccccggggccctACCGCGCCACCAAGCTG TGGaatgaaattacaaaatatttccGAGCAGGCATGCCATTAAGGAAGCACAGgcaacatttcaaaaaacatGGAAGCTGTTTTACTGCGTCAGAAGCTGTAGACTGGCTCCATGAAGTATTAAGGAATAACAGTAACTTTGGTCCTGAAGTTACTAGGCAGCAGACCGTTCAGTTATTAAGAAAGTTTCTCAAGAATCACGTAATTGAAGATATAAAAGGGAGATGGGGATCTGAAAATTTAGAAGACAATGGTGCGCTATACAG GTTTCCTTCAACATCTCCAGTTAAACCTCTACCAAGCTCATGTCCACCAAAAGAGAACTTGGAGAACTTCTCTAGAGacaaagaaagactttttaaacTGCCGCATTTATCCAggagaacttttaaaaaacatgactTACTACAGTCTCTG gaaaatttagaaaaaacaaacgCAGATATAATagaggaaaacaaggaagaCACACTGCATAGGAAGGAAATAAGCCAGGAATATGTGCAAGAAACTTGGAGAACTATCATTCTAATACA TTTGCAAACCATTTTAGGCCTCCCATCTTTGGAAGAAGTTTTGCAGCCAACACAGATAGTTCCTGAATATGTCATATACAATATGACTAACACGAGCAAACATGGTGTTGTTATTTTGCAGAACAAATCag aagacCTTCCTCACTGGGTGTTGTCAGCTATGAAATGCCTCGCATACT GGCCTAGAAATAATGACATGAGCCAACCAACTTACAGTGGGTTTGAACGGGATGTATTCAGAACGGTTGCTGATTACTTTCTCAATCTCCCTGAACCATTACTTACTTATGAATACTATGAactttttgttaatattttag ATCTCCTTCAGCCTCATTTAGAAAGAATTGCTGTCGAAGCACTACAGATATGTTGTTTGTTGCTTCCACCACGGAATCGTAGAAGGATTCAGCTCCTAATGCGTATGATCTCTCGGATCAGTGAAAACGTTGATATGCCACGACTGCATGATGCAATGGGCACGCGTTCTTTG ATGATACAGACTTTTTCCCGATGCGTGCTATGCTGTGCAGAAGAAGATGATCTTGATGAGCTGCTTTCTACACGATTAGTTTCATTTCTAATGGACCATcaacaagaaatatttaaagtacCAACTTATCTGCAGGTTGCAGTGCGAGATCACATAGAATACGTGAAGATGGCTCAG TGCAAGTAtccaaaggaagaaatttgtgCCATATTGCCAACGTATTCATACTGCAAACAAATAACTCCTCAGGAGTTTGAAGAACAAAAGGTTTCTACCTCTCAAGCTGCAGTGGCAGAGCTCTTAGAGAACATTATCAAAGATAAAAACTTGtctgtgaaagacaaaaagaaaaagttaaaacag TTTCAGAAGGAATACCCTCTAATCTACCAGAACAGATTTCCAactacagaaaatgaagcaatgcTATTTGAGAACAAACCTACCATCAAACAACCGATGCTTAGCCTAAGAAAACCAAGATTTCCTAGCCTAAGATACTAA
- the DEPDC1 gene encoding DEP domain-containing protein 1A isoform X1: MASRPAAPGPYRATKLWNEITKYFRAGMPLRKHRQHFKKHGSCFTASEAVDWLHEVLRNNSNFGPEVTRQQTVQLLRKFLKNHVIEDIKGRWGSENLEDNGALYRFPSTSPVKPLPSSCPPKENLENFSRDKERLFKLPHLSRRTFKKHDLLQSLENLEKTNADIIEENKEDTLHRKEISQEYVQETWRTIILIHLQTILGLPSLEEVLQPTQIVPEYVIYNMTNTSKHGVVILQNKSEDLPHWVLSAMKCLAYWPRNNDMSQPTYSGFERDVFRTVADYFLNLPEPLLTYEYYELFVNILVMCGYITIPDICSGKQSVQDEKCDPQPSKILHLNSFKSTECLLLSLLSKEPDKKKKEYEASRKSSSEELTIQKQCAKKLQQYKLKYKQGSADNLIGGSCQNLSGFRNEQDPPRTFRTRCYSLERIGDTASGVRNKGESDSLRQSDVNTILGTRNGKQSLPYEHKANSVLELGFDNTCQKQTHGIKRVSASTLQDKELFHENHGSKQTCRSLSLLGKRNSKSCTSINIPVAEITVKPRSQLCGQGKPNTSGVAISVDIRTEVSDITVKKRLCKSTTELSEYSFTHSSCMLTGTQNLLQPHLERIAVEALQICCLLLPPRNRRRIQLLMRMISRISENVDMPRLHDAMGTRSLMIQTFSRCVLCCAEEDDLDELLSTRLVSFLMDHQQEIFKVPTYLQVAVRDHIEYVKMAQCKYPKEEICAILPTYSYCKQITPQEFEEQKVSTSQAAVAELLENIIKDKNLSVKDKKKKLKQFQKEYPLIYQNRFPTTENEAMLFENKPTIKQPMLSLRKPRFPSLRY, from the exons ATGGCGAGCCggccggccgccccggggccctACCGCGCCACCAAGCTG TGGaatgaaattacaaaatatttccGAGCAGGCATGCCATTAAGGAAGCACAGgcaacatttcaaaaaacatGGAAGCTGTTTTACTGCGTCAGAAGCTGTAGACTGGCTCCATGAAGTATTAAGGAATAACAGTAACTTTGGTCCTGAAGTTACTAGGCAGCAGACCGTTCAGTTATTAAGAAAGTTTCTCAAGAATCACGTAATTGAAGATATAAAAGGGAGATGGGGATCTGAAAATTTAGAAGACAATGGTGCGCTATACAG GTTTCCTTCAACATCTCCAGTTAAACCTCTACCAAGCTCATGTCCACCAAAAGAGAACTTGGAGAACTTCTCTAGAGacaaagaaagactttttaaacTGCCGCATTTATCCAggagaacttttaaaaaacatgactTACTACAGTCTCTG gaaaatttagaaaaaacaaacgCAGATATAATagaggaaaacaaggaagaCACACTGCATAGGAAGGAAATAAGCCAGGAATATGTGCAAGAAACTTGGAGAACTATCATTCTAATACA TTTGCAAACCATTTTAGGCCTCCCATCTTTGGAAGAAGTTTTGCAGCCAACACAGATAGTTCCTGAATATGTCATATACAATATGACTAACACGAGCAAACATGGTGTTGTTATTTTGCAGAACAAATCag aagacCTTCCTCACTGGGTGTTGTCAGCTATGAAATGCCTCGCATACT GGCCTAGAAATAATGACATGAGCCAACCAACTTACAGTGGGTTTGAACGGGATGTATTCAGAACGGTTGCTGATTACTTTCTCAATCTCCCTGAACCATTACTTACTTATGAATACTATGAactttttgttaatattttag TTATGTGTGGCTACATCACAATTCCAGATATATGCAGTGGAAAACAGTCTGTCCAAGATGAGAAATGTGATCCACAACCTTCAAAAATTCTTCACTTGAACTCTTTCAAGTCAACTGAGTGTCTTCTTCTAAGCCTACTTTCCAAAGAgcctgacaaaaaaaagaaggaatatgaAGCTTCCAGGAAGTCTTCTTCAGAAGAGCTAACTATTCAAAAACAATGTGCAAAGAAATTGCAGCAatacaaactgaaatataaacaaGGTAGTGCTGATAATCTAATAGGAGGAAGTTGTCAAAATCTTTCAGGTTTCAGGAATGAACAAGATCCACCTCGAACATTTAGGACAAGATGTTACTCTTTGGAAAGAATTGGAGATACTGCTTCAGGTGTACGTAATAAAGGAGAATCCGATTCCCTCAGGCAAAGTGATGTAAACACCATCCTGGGcacaagaaatggaaaacaatcaCTTCCGTATGAGCATAAAGCTAACTCTGTATTGGAGCTTGGTTTTGATAACACATGTCAAAAACAAACCCATGGTATCAAGAGAGTATCTGCCTCAACTCTTCAGGATAAAGAGCTATTTCATGAAAATCACGGATCGAAGCAAACATGCAGGTCTCTGAGTTTACTTGGCAAGAGGAACTCCAAAAGTTGCACTAGCATTAATATACCAGTTGCTGAAATCACAGTAAAGCCAAGGTCTCAACTTTGTGGACAAGGAAAACCAAATACCTCCGGTGTGGCTATTTCAGTGGACATCAGGACTGAGGTTTCTGATATCACCGTCAAAAAGAGGCTCTGCAAAAGTACCACAGAACTCTCAGAATACTCTTTCACTCACTCTTCTTGTATGTTGACTGGCACGCAAA ATCTCCTTCAGCCTCATTTAGAAAGAATTGCTGTCGAAGCACTACAGATATGTTGTTTGTTGCTTCCACCACGGAATCGTAGAAGGATTCAGCTCCTAATGCGTATGATCTCTCGGATCAGTGAAAACGTTGATATGCCACGACTGCATGATGCAATGGGCACGCGTTCTTTG ATGATACAGACTTTTTCCCGATGCGTGCTATGCTGTGCAGAAGAAGATGATCTTGATGAGCTGCTTTCTACACGATTAGTTTCATTTCTAATGGACCATcaacaagaaatatttaaagtacCAACTTATCTGCAGGTTGCAGTGCGAGATCACATAGAATACGTGAAGATGGCTCAG TGCAAGTAtccaaaggaagaaatttgtgCCATATTGCCAACGTATTCATACTGCAAACAAATAACTCCTCAGGAGTTTGAAGAACAAAAGGTTTCTACCTCTCAAGCTGCAGTGGCAGAGCTCTTAGAGAACATTATCAAAGATAAAAACTTGtctgtgaaagacaaaaagaaaaagttaaaacag TTTCAGAAGGAATACCCTCTAATCTACCAGAACAGATTTCCAactacagaaaatgaagcaatgcTATTTGAGAACAAACCTACCATCAAACAACCGATGCTTAGCCTAAGAAAACCAAGATTTCCTAGCCTAAGATACTAA
- the DEPDC1 gene encoding DEP domain-containing protein 1A isoform X2 — MASRPAAPGPYRATKLWNEITKYFRAGMPLRKHRQHFKKHGSCFTASEAVDWLHEVLRNNSNFGPEVTRQQTVQLLRKFLKNHVIEDIKGRWGSENLEDNGALYRFPSTSPVKPLPSSCPPKENLENFSRDKERLFKLPHLSRRTFKKHDLLQSLENLEKTNADIIEENKEDTLHRKEISQEYVQETWRTIILIHLQTILGLPSLEEVLQPTQIVPEYVIYNMTNTSKHGVVILQNKSDLPHWVLSAMKCLAYWPRNNDMSQPTYSGFERDVFRTVADYFLNLPEPLLTYEYYELFVNILVMCGYITIPDICSGKQSVQDEKCDPQPSKILHLNSFKSTECLLLSLLSKEPDKKKKEYEASRKSSSEELTIQKQCAKKLQQYKLKYKQGSADNLIGGSCQNLSGFRNEQDPPRTFRTRCYSLERIGDTASGVRNKGESDSLRQSDVNTILGTRNGKQSLPYEHKANSVLELGFDNTCQKQTHGIKRVSASTLQDKELFHENHGSKQTCRSLSLLGKRNSKSCTSINIPVAEITVKPRSQLCGQGKPNTSGVAISVDIRTEVSDITVKKRLCKSTTELSEYSFTHSSCMLTGTQNLLQPHLERIAVEALQICCLLLPPRNRRRIQLLMRMISRISENVDMPRLHDAMGTRSLMIQTFSRCVLCCAEEDDLDELLSTRLVSFLMDHQQEIFKVPTYLQVAVRDHIEYVKMAQCKYPKEEICAILPTYSYCKQITPQEFEEQKVSTSQAAVAELLENIIKDKNLSVKDKKKKLKQFQKEYPLIYQNRFPTTENEAMLFENKPTIKQPMLSLRKPRFPSLRY, encoded by the exons ATGGCGAGCCggccggccgccccggggccctACCGCGCCACCAAGCTG TGGaatgaaattacaaaatatttccGAGCAGGCATGCCATTAAGGAAGCACAGgcaacatttcaaaaaacatGGAAGCTGTTTTACTGCGTCAGAAGCTGTAGACTGGCTCCATGAAGTATTAAGGAATAACAGTAACTTTGGTCCTGAAGTTACTAGGCAGCAGACCGTTCAGTTATTAAGAAAGTTTCTCAAGAATCACGTAATTGAAGATATAAAAGGGAGATGGGGATCTGAAAATTTAGAAGACAATGGTGCGCTATACAG GTTTCCTTCAACATCTCCAGTTAAACCTCTACCAAGCTCATGTCCACCAAAAGAGAACTTGGAGAACTTCTCTAGAGacaaagaaagactttttaaacTGCCGCATTTATCCAggagaacttttaaaaaacatgactTACTACAGTCTCTG gaaaatttagaaaaaacaaacgCAGATATAATagaggaaaacaaggaagaCACACTGCATAGGAAGGAAATAAGCCAGGAATATGTGCAAGAAACTTGGAGAACTATCATTCTAATACA TTTGCAAACCATTTTAGGCCTCCCATCTTTGGAAGAAGTTTTGCAGCCAACACAGATAGTTCCTGAATATGTCATATACAATATGACTAACACGAGCAAACATGGTGTTGTTATTTTGCAGAACAAATCag acCTTCCTCACTGGGTGTTGTCAGCTATGAAATGCCTCGCATACT GGCCTAGAAATAATGACATGAGCCAACCAACTTACAGTGGGTTTGAACGGGATGTATTCAGAACGGTTGCTGATTACTTTCTCAATCTCCCTGAACCATTACTTACTTATGAATACTATGAactttttgttaatattttag TTATGTGTGGCTACATCACAATTCCAGATATATGCAGTGGAAAACAGTCTGTCCAAGATGAGAAATGTGATCCACAACCTTCAAAAATTCTTCACTTGAACTCTTTCAAGTCAACTGAGTGTCTTCTTCTAAGCCTACTTTCCAAAGAgcctgacaaaaaaaagaaggaatatgaAGCTTCCAGGAAGTCTTCTTCAGAAGAGCTAACTATTCAAAAACAATGTGCAAAGAAATTGCAGCAatacaaactgaaatataaacaaGGTAGTGCTGATAATCTAATAGGAGGAAGTTGTCAAAATCTTTCAGGTTTCAGGAATGAACAAGATCCACCTCGAACATTTAGGACAAGATGTTACTCTTTGGAAAGAATTGGAGATACTGCTTCAGGTGTACGTAATAAAGGAGAATCCGATTCCCTCAGGCAAAGTGATGTAAACACCATCCTGGGcacaagaaatggaaaacaatcaCTTCCGTATGAGCATAAAGCTAACTCTGTATTGGAGCTTGGTTTTGATAACACATGTCAAAAACAAACCCATGGTATCAAGAGAGTATCTGCCTCAACTCTTCAGGATAAAGAGCTATTTCATGAAAATCACGGATCGAAGCAAACATGCAGGTCTCTGAGTTTACTTGGCAAGAGGAACTCCAAAAGTTGCACTAGCATTAATATACCAGTTGCTGAAATCACAGTAAAGCCAAGGTCTCAACTTTGTGGACAAGGAAAACCAAATACCTCCGGTGTGGCTATTTCAGTGGACATCAGGACTGAGGTTTCTGATATCACCGTCAAAAAGAGGCTCTGCAAAAGTACCACAGAACTCTCAGAATACTCTTTCACTCACTCTTCTTGTATGTTGACTGGCACGCAAA ATCTCCTTCAGCCTCATTTAGAAAGAATTGCTGTCGAAGCACTACAGATATGTTGTTTGTTGCTTCCACCACGGAATCGTAGAAGGATTCAGCTCCTAATGCGTATGATCTCTCGGATCAGTGAAAACGTTGATATGCCACGACTGCATGATGCAATGGGCACGCGTTCTTTG ATGATACAGACTTTTTCCCGATGCGTGCTATGCTGTGCAGAAGAAGATGATCTTGATGAGCTGCTTTCTACACGATTAGTTTCATTTCTAATGGACCATcaacaagaaatatttaaagtacCAACTTATCTGCAGGTTGCAGTGCGAGATCACATAGAATACGTGAAGATGGCTCAG TGCAAGTAtccaaaggaagaaatttgtgCCATATTGCCAACGTATTCATACTGCAAACAAATAACTCCTCAGGAGTTTGAAGAACAAAAGGTTTCTACCTCTCAAGCTGCAGTGGCAGAGCTCTTAGAGAACATTATCAAAGATAAAAACTTGtctgtgaaagacaaaaagaaaaagttaaaacag TTTCAGAAGGAATACCCTCTAATCTACCAGAACAGATTTCCAactacagaaaatgaagcaatgcTATTTGAGAACAAACCTACCATCAAACAACCGATGCTTAGCCTAAGAAAACCAAGATTTCCTAGCCTAAGATACTAA